In one Alphaproteobacteria bacterium genomic region, the following are encoded:
- the rpsT gene encoding 30S ribosomal protein S20: MANHASALKRIRQTKKRTDRNMARRNRVRTFVRRVEEAIASGDKDAAEAALKAAMPELHRSASKGVMRKDTASRKISRLAHRVKAVGA, from the coding sequence ATGGCGAACCATGCATCCGCGCTGAAGCGCATCCGCCAGACGAAAAAACGCACCGACCGCAACATGGCGCGTCGCAATCGCGTTCGCACCTTCGTGCGCCGCGTTGAAGAGGCGATCGCCTCGGGCGACAAGGACGCCGCCGAAGCGGCCCTGAAGGCAGCCATGCCGGAACTGCACCGCAGCGCGTCGAAAGGCGTGATGCGCAAGGACACGGCGTCGCGCAAGATCAGCCGCCTGGCGCACCGCGTTAAGGCTGTCGGCGCCTGA
- a CDS encoding enoyl-CoA hydratase, translating to MGYEFIQTEKKDAVGIVTLNRPKALNALCAGLIEELGRALDDMEADDAIGAVILTGSEKAFAAGADIKEMSDKSFMDVYLQDFITNGWERITTCRKPIIAAVAGYALGGGCEVAMMCDFIIAAENAKFGQPEITIGTIPGAGGTQRLTRFVGKSKAMEMCLTGRLMDAAEAERSGLVSRVVPNDELMSDALKTATQIAGLSRPVVMMAKESVNRAYETTLTEGIRFERRLFHSTFATEDQKEGMAAFAEKRTPKWKNR from the coding sequence ATGGGCTACGAATTCATTCAGACGGAGAAGAAGGATGCCGTCGGCATCGTCACCCTGAACCGTCCGAAGGCGCTGAACGCGCTCTGCGCCGGCCTGATCGAGGAACTGGGCCGCGCCCTCGACGACATGGAAGCCGACGATGCCATCGGCGCCGTCATTCTGACCGGCTCTGAGAAGGCCTTCGCCGCCGGTGCGGACATCAAGGAGATGTCCGACAAGTCCTTCATGGACGTCTACCTGCAGGACTTCATCACCAACGGCTGGGAGCGGATCACGACCTGCCGCAAGCCGATCATCGCGGCGGTGGCCGGCTATGCCCTGGGTGGCGGGTGCGAAGTTGCGATGATGTGCGACTTCATCATCGCCGCCGAGAACGCCAAGTTCGGCCAGCCGGAAATCACCATCGGCACCATTCCCGGCGCCGGCGGCACCCAGCGCCTGACCCGTTTCGTGGGCAAGTCCAAGGCCATGGAAATGTGCCTGACCGGCCGGCTGATGGACGCGGCCGAAGCGGAACGGTCCGGATTGGTCAGCCGCGTCGTCCCGAATGACGAGCTGATGAGCGACGCCCTCAAGACGGCGACGCAGATCGCCGGCCTGTCGCGCCCGGTCGTCATGATGGCGAAGGAATCCGTGAACCGCGCCTATGAGACGACGCTGACCGAGGGCATCCGCTTCGAACGTCGTCTCTTCCATTCGACCTTCGCCACCGAAGATCAGAAGGAAGGCATGGCCGCCTTTGCGGAAAAGCGCACGCCGAAATGGAAGAACCGCTGA